From Methanobrevibacter sp., the proteins below share one genomic window:
- a CDS encoding transposase, with product MLTYHLVLVIKYRRKVINEDIFDSLMVIFDNIGF from the coding sequence ATGTTAACTTATCACTTGGTATTGGTTATTAAATATCGTAGAAAGGTAATTAATGAAGATATATTCGATTCATTAATGGTTATTTTTGATAATATTGGTTTTAA